In Oceanobacillus sp. FSL K6-2867, one DNA window encodes the following:
- a CDS encoding NADPH-dependent FMN reductase, translating to MKIIGISGSIVGSKTRIAVENVLNRLTEQYEDVEIELIDLKQYNLVFSDGRDYRDYTEDTKLVLEKIMEADGYIIGTPTFQASIPGTLKNLFDLLPMDAFREKIIGLVSTAGSAKHYLVAEQQLKPILTYMQAMVIPKYVFIEEKHYHKQAIIDDEIMFRLNRLADNVVYFIRAAMHKKESEESAYPF from the coding sequence ATGAAGATTATTGGAATTTCTGGATCGATTGTTGGCTCAAAGACACGAATTGCTGTTGAAAATGTGTTAAATCGGTTAACTGAACAATATGAAGATGTTGAAATAGAACTTATTGATTTGAAGCAATATAACCTCGTATTTAGCGATGGAAGGGATTATCGTGATTATACAGAGGATACAAAGTTAGTATTAGAAAAAATAATGGAAGCGGATGGCTATATTATCGGGACGCCAACATTCCAAGCGTCTATTCCCGGCACATTAAAAAACCTGTTTGATTTGCTTCCAATGGATGCTTTTCGGGAAAAAATTATCGGCCTCGTTTCGACAGCTGGATCTGCAAAACATTATTTAGTGGCTGAGCAGCAATTGAAGCCAATATTGACTTATATGCAAGCAATGGTTATCCCAAAATATGTGTTTATTGAGGAAAAGCATTATCATAAACAAGCAATCATAGATGATGAAATTATGTTTAGATTGAACCGATTAGCAGATAATGTTGTCTATTTCATTCGGGCTGCAATGCATAAAAAAGAGTCGGAAGAATCTGCATACCCATTTTAA
- a CDS encoding NAD(P)H-dependent oxidoreductase, producing the protein MLKIGIIQGSVRQGRNGDAVAKWMHDFATKRNDDAAYEIVDLADYKLPFLGEELPAERQAEAEAAIKAWSEKIASFDGYIFVTPEYNHAIGGALKNALDYLNPEVNNKAAGFVGYGSLGGTRAHENLRLILGELQVADVRTAVTFSLMTDFENMSVFKPADFHADNANGMLDQVIAWSKALQSVRTELVK; encoded by the coding sequence ATGTTAAAAATAGGTATTATTCAAGGTAGTGTACGTCAAGGACGTAATGGAGATGCAGTTGCAAAATGGATGCATGATTTTGCGACAAAACGCAATGATGATGCAGCATACGAAATTGTGGACTTGGCGGATTATAAATTGCCATTCTTAGGGGAAGAGCTTCCGGCAGAAAGACAAGCAGAAGCAGAAGCTGCAATTAAAGCTTGGTCTGAAAAAATTGCTTCATTTGATGGTTACATTTTCGTAACGCCTGAGTACAACCATGCAATCGGTGGAGCGTTGAAAAACGCATTAGACTACTTAAACCCGGAAGTGAACAACAAAGCAGCTGGTTTCGTTGGATACGGCAGCTTAGGTGGTACACGTGCGCATGAAAACCTTCGTCTGATCCTTGGTGAGCTTCAAGTTGCAGATGTACGTACTGCAGTAACATTCTCACTAATGACTGACTTTGAAAACATGAGCGTGTTCAAGCCTGCTGATTTTCATGCAGATAATGCAAACGGAATGCTTGACCAAGTAATCGCTTGGAGCAAAGCATTACAATCTGTTCGTACTGAACTGGTTAAATAA
- a CDS encoding NAD(P)H-dependent oxidoreductase, whose protein sequence is MGFFDKLFGKTKQATAPVQKEKLKIAIVQGSVRQGRNGEAVANWVYDFAAKRNNDDVAYEIVDLSAYKLPFLGEELPAERQVEAETAIKAWSEKIASFDGYIFVAPEYNHTIGGALKNALDYLNPEINNKVAGFVGYGSLGGARAHENLRLILGELQVADVRTAVTFSLITDFENMSEFKPADYHADNANAMLDQVIAWSKAFKKIR, encoded by the coding sequence TTGGGATTTTTTGATAAATTATTTGGCAAAACAAAGCAAGCAACAGCACCAGTACAAAAAGAAAAATTGAAAATCGCGATTGTTCAAGGCAGTGTACGTCAAGGTCGTAATGGAGAAGCGGTTGCAAACTGGGTATACGATTTTGCTGCAAAACGAAATAATGATGATGTAGCTTATGAAATTGTCGATTTATCTGCATATAAATTGCCATTCCTTGGTGAAGAACTTCCAGCAGAAAGACAAGTGGAAGCAGAAACTGCAATCAAAGCCTGGTCCGAGAAAATAGCCTCGTTTGATGGTTACATTTTCGTAGCACCTGAATACAATCATACAATTGGCGGTGCATTGAAAAATGCATTGGACTATTTGAATCCAGAGATAAACAATAAAGTAGCTGGTTTTGTTGGATATGGAAGTTTAGGTGGAGCACGTGCGCATGAAAACCTTCGTCTGATCCTTGGTGAGCTTCAAGTTGCAGACGTACGTACTGCGGTAACATTCTCACTGATAACTGACTTTGAAAACATGAGTGAATTCAAACCTGCAGACTACCATGCAGATAATGCAAATGCGATGCTTGACCAAGTAATTGCTTGGAGCAAGGCGTTTAAGAAAATTAGATAA
- a CDS encoding LysR family transcriptional regulator, which translates to MEMKHLRYFIEVTRAGSFTHAAEKLYMTQPAISRIIKSLEDELETSLFIRSRKKLSLTDAGKIFYEHAQVMEKQFQALHIELESLSVLKKGHIRIGLPSIIDSVFFSKLIASFHKEYPDITFQLIEDGSKVIEEKVMNDLLDFGVVFLPTRHNFFDYYSLGEEDLKLIVPADHDLVNRQEVAIAELKDEDFIMFNKDFALHDRIYSACRKSGFEPRIISETSQMDFIEEMVASSLGITLLPESTSKGLTSDVREINLSYPAIKWHLAMIWKKKQDLSPVKLEFIRFAKENLKNT; encoded by the coding sequence GTGGAAATGAAACATTTACGATATTTTATTGAAGTGACACGGGCTGGCAGCTTTACACATGCCGCAGAAAAATTATATATGACACAGCCAGCAATCAGCAGAATTATAAAATCACTAGAGGATGAGCTGGAGACTTCTCTTTTCATTCGATCACGAAAAAAGCTATCTCTGACAGATGCTGGAAAAATATTTTATGAGCATGCTCAAGTGATGGAAAAGCAGTTCCAGGCATTACATATTGAGTTGGAAAGCCTTTCGGTACTGAAAAAGGGTCATATTCGTATCGGCTTGCCTTCGATAATCGACTCTGTTTTCTTCTCGAAATTAATCGCTTCTTTTCATAAAGAATATCCAGATATTACGTTTCAATTAATAGAGGATGGATCAAAGGTAATTGAAGAAAAGGTGATGAATGATCTTCTGGATTTTGGAGTTGTCTTCCTGCCTACTCGTCACAATTTTTTTGATTACTATTCGTTGGGAGAGGAAGATTTAAAGCTTATTGTTCCAGCCGACCACGATCTTGTAAATCGGCAAGAGGTAGCTATTGCGGAATTAAAAGATGAAGACTTTATTATGTTCAATAAAGACTTCGCCCTGCACGATCGTATTTATTCAGCCTGCAGAAAGTCAGGGTTTGAACCAAGAATCATTTCGGAGACCTCACAGATGGACTTTATCGAAGAAATGGTAGCTTCAAGTCTTGGAATAACCTTATTACCGGAAAGTACTAGTAAAGGATTAACGAGTGACGTGAGAGAAATAAATCTGTCCTATCCAGCGATTAAATGGCACTTAGCAATGATATGGAAAAAGAAGCAAGATTTATCGCCTGTTAAACTGGAATTTATCCGTTTTGCCAAAGAGAATCTGAAAAATACATAG
- a CDS encoding acyl-CoA thioesterase, with product MKARKMGETRIIQNDQVLINDLNNYHTLFGGVLMKKLDACATLSACSHARVKECVTASTDSVNFIEPIRQSDKVCIESFVTYTGKSSMEIFCKVIAEDMLTGERRIATTAFLTFVALDENKKPIEVPAIIAETEEEKFLFNTGEERAKIRKLKRQQNKDIVAHLSIKKPWN from the coding sequence ATGAAAGCAAGGAAAATGGGAGAAACACGTATTATTCAGAATGACCAGGTTTTAATTAATGACTTAAATAATTACCATACATTATTCGGTGGAGTGCTTATGAAAAAGCTTGATGCATGTGCAACACTTTCAGCTTGCAGCCATGCACGAGTTAAGGAATGTGTTACGGCTTCAACGGATTCGGTAAATTTTATAGAACCAATTCGCCAAAGTGACAAAGTTTGCATTGAGTCATTCGTAACATATACAGGAAAAAGCTCAATGGAGATATTTTGTAAAGTAATTGCTGAAGATATGCTAACCGGAGAACGGAGAATTGCTACAACGGCCTTTTTGACATTTGTTGCGTTGGATGAGAATAAAAAACCGATTGAAGTTCCTGCTATTATCGCGGAAACAGAAGAAGAGAAATTCCTCTTTAACACTGGAGAAGAACGCGCAAAGATTAGAAAGTTAAAAAGACAGCAAAATAAAGACATAGTTGCTCATTTATCAATCAAAAAGCCTTGGAATTAA
- a CDS encoding 2,3-butanediol dehydrogenase, translating into MKAAVWHGEKDIRIEEVEVKPLKDSQVKVRVAWAGICGSDLHEYEEGPVFVPVNEEDPLTDEIAPLTMGHEFAGVIEEVGSNVTKFKVGDRVAINPTITYGNKPEDIDAYDGFSFIGLHGDGGFTKYANVPESNIYLLPDTLTLQDGALIEPTAVAVQAVKEGALQFGDTVAIFGAGPIGLLTAIAAKAAGASKIIVLDLSETRLEKAKELGATHIINSGEQDAVKAIRELVPDGVDVSFEVAGVAPTFKQAIDATRARGTMVIVSIFARSIEWNPIHLTNTGVKITSSIAYTPTSFQQTVDLMGTGQLKPQGIITDQIQLDDIVEKGFEALSNDKSQAKILVELSGEK; encoded by the coding sequence ATGAAAGCGGCAGTATGGCATGGGGAAAAAGATATCCGAATTGAAGAGGTGGAAGTAAAGCCTTTAAAAGATTCCCAGGTAAAGGTCCGTGTAGCTTGGGCCGGGATTTGCGGAAGTGATTTACATGAATATGAAGAAGGTCCAGTATTTGTTCCAGTAAACGAAGAAGACCCCTTAACAGATGAGATTGCTCCATTGACAATGGGACATGAATTTGCTGGGGTGATTGAAGAAGTAGGATCAAACGTAACAAAATTTAAAGTGGGTGACAGAGTAGCAATCAACCCAACAATAACATATGGAAATAAACCTGAAGATATAGACGCATATGATGGATTTAGCTTTATCGGTTTACATGGCGATGGTGGATTTACGAAATACGCGAATGTACCAGAATCCAATATTTATCTTCTGCCAGATACATTAACTTTACAAGACGGTGCATTGATAGAGCCTACCGCTGTTGCTGTACAGGCTGTAAAAGAAGGCGCACTGCAATTCGGAGATACCGTTGCTATATTCGGGGCAGGTCCAATTGGACTTTTAACAGCTATTGCAGCTAAAGCAGCAGGCGCAAGCAAAATTATTGTTCTAGACTTATCTGAAACAAGACTTGAAAAAGCAAAGGAACTTGGAGCAACTCATATCATTAATTCTGGGGAACAGGATGCTGTAAAGGCAATCCGAGAATTAGTTCCAGATGGTGTTGACGTTTCCTTTGAAGTGGCGGGAGTTGCTCCAACCTTCAAACAAGCAATCGACGCCACTAGAGCGCGCGGTACAATGGTAATCGTTTCTATTTTCGCTAGATCAATTGAGTGGAATCCGATTCACCTTACGAATACAGGTGTAAAAATTACGTCATCTATTGCTTATACACCGACTTCTTTCCAACAAACAGTTGATTTGATGGGAACAGGTCAATTGAAGCCTCAAGGTATTATTACTGATCAAATACAGTTAGATGATATTGTTGAAAAAGGTTTTGAAGCATTATCAAACGATAAATCACAAGCTAAGATATTAGTAGAACTGAGCGGTGAGAAATAA
- a CDS encoding lysoplasmalogenase, with translation MILYQLPLLILTMALVYLFIAPAEPLFFSLFFKLVPMIMILIYALQLLPRKKSRTHLLLISGLIFCIIGDATLHWFLIGLTAFLIGHLFYMAGFITQWSFSIIRLAMVFPIAGSALFIGSRLVVSLKIEGNEGLVLPVTAYIFIISLMAFSAMMTGNGWAIAGSVLFLISDAILAWNMFIAPIHSSNVFVMLPYYGGQFLIAHSLSSIVAGGNRIVW, from the coding sequence ATGATTCTATACCAATTACCATTACTGATTCTTACAATGGCGCTTGTTTATCTCTTTATCGCTCCTGCAGAGCCATTATTTTTTAGCTTGTTTTTTAAACTTGTTCCAATGATAATGATCTTGATTTATGCCCTTCAGCTTTTACCCCGAAAAAAATCCCGAACCCATTTGCTTCTTATTTCAGGACTTATATTTTGTATTATCGGCGATGCAACACTTCACTGGTTTCTTATTGGATTAACGGCATTTTTAATCGGTCATTTATTTTATATGGCTGGTTTCATTACACAATGGTCATTTTCAATAATTCGTTTGGCTATGGTTTTCCCGATTGCGGGGTCTGCACTCTTTATTGGTTCGCGATTGGTCGTGTCTTTAAAGATAGAAGGAAACGAAGGATTAGTCCTCCCGGTTACTGCTTATATTTTCATTATTTCACTAATGGCTTTCTCCGCTATGATGACAGGTAATGGATGGGCGATTGCTGGCAGTGTGCTGTTCCTCATTTCTGATGCTATCCTCGCTTGGAATATGTTTATTGCACCAATCCATTCCAGTAATGTATTTGTGATGCTTCCCTATTATGGTGGTCAATTTTTAATTGCACATAGCCTGAGCAGCATTGTTGCAGGAGGTAATCGGATTGTTTGGTAA
- a CDS encoding peptide MFS transporter, whose protein sequence is MDSKDKDAILKTVPQKGFFGHPKGLSTLFFTEFWERFSYYGMRAILLFYMYYEVTEGGLGIDRTTANSIMAIYGSLVYMSGIIGGWIADRILGMNRTVFYGGVLIMIGHIILALPGGFAALLVSMLFIVIGTGLLKPNVGGMVGELYSKKDPRRDSGFSIYYMGINMGGLIAPFIVGTIGQTYNFHLGFAIAAFGMFAGLVVYLLSRKKYFGLAGLQVPNPLKSEEKMKITKIVIISVILLAAIGWAGVTGGWLTIERVIFSISILGVIIPTVYFIMMYRSPKTTADERSRLLAYIPLFIAAMMFWAIQEQGSNILATYANERTQLSFAGIELQSSWFQSLNPLFIVLLAPVFAWFWVKLGDRQPSTPQKFSFGLIFAGLSFIVMIFPALFNGTESLVSPLWLVLSFFLVVLGELCLSPVGLSASTKLAPAAFAAQMMSLWNLSNASAQAINAQVVRFYSEETEIVYFGVIGGIAILLGILLLALAPKLKRFMRGIN, encoded by the coding sequence ATGGATTCAAAAGATAAGGATGCCATATTAAAAACCGTTCCCCAAAAAGGTTTCTTTGGCCATCCTAAAGGTTTATCCACATTATTTTTCACGGAGTTCTGGGAACGTTTTTCTTACTATGGAATGCGTGCCATACTCCTATTTTATATGTATTATGAGGTTACAGAGGGTGGCTTAGGAATAGACCGCACTACTGCCAACTCTATAATGGCGATTTATGGATCGCTTGTATATATGTCTGGTATTATCGGTGGCTGGATTGCTGACAGAATCCTCGGAATGAATCGTACCGTATTTTACGGTGGGGTTTTAATTATGATTGGTCATATTATTCTTGCATTGCCTGGCGGGTTCGCAGCATTGCTTGTATCCATGCTGTTTATCGTTATCGGTACAGGTTTATTAAAACCGAACGTTGGTGGAATGGTTGGTGAACTATACAGTAAAAAGGATCCGCGACGTGACTCCGGTTTTAGCATCTATTACATGGGAATTAACATGGGTGGTTTGATTGCACCATTTATTGTCGGAACAATTGGACAAACTTATAATTTCCATCTTGGTTTTGCTATAGCCGCTTTTGGAATGTTTGCTGGGCTGGTAGTTTACCTGCTATCAAGAAAAAAATATTTTGGTCTTGCTGGGCTTCAAGTACCAAACCCGCTAAAAAGCGAAGAAAAAATGAAAATAACTAAAATAGTTATCATTTCTGTTATTTTACTAGCCGCAATCGGATGGGCTGGAGTAACAGGTGGCTGGCTGACAATTGAACGCGTCATTTTTTCGATTAGTATTCTTGGGGTTATTATTCCTACAGTGTACTTCATTATGATGTATCGCAGTCCGAAAACAACTGCGGATGAACGTTCTCGTTTACTAGCATATATTCCGCTGTTTATTGCAGCCATGATGTTCTGGGCAATTCAAGAACAAGGATCAAATATTCTAGCGACTTATGCAAACGAACGGACACAATTATCGTTTGCAGGAATTGAATTACAATCCTCCTGGTTCCAATCATTAAACCCATTATTCATCGTATTGCTTGCACCAGTGTTCGCTTGGTTTTGGGTGAAGCTTGGGGATCGTCAGCCAAGTACACCGCAAAAATTCTCCTTTGGATTAATTTTTGCCGGGCTTTCATTTATCGTTATGATTTTCCCAGCGTTATTTAACGGAACGGAAAGTTTAGTTAGCCCGCTTTGGCTTGTTCTTAGCTTTTTCCTCGTTGTGCTTGGTGAACTTTGCTTGTCGCCAGTTGGCTTATCAGCATCAACGAAATTGGCTCCAGCGGCATTTGCTGCTCAAATGATGAGTTTATGGAATCTCTCCAATGCATCGGCACAAGCGATTAATGCGCAGGTCGTTCGCTTTTATTCGGAGGAAACCGAAATCGTCTACTTTGGTGTAATCGGAGGAATTGCGATTTTACTTGGTATCCTACTGCTTGCGTTGGCACCAAAACTGAAGCGGTTTATGCGTGGTATTAATTAA